One Gossypium arboreum isolate Shixiya-1 chromosome 13, ASM2569848v2, whole genome shotgun sequence genomic window, aacttttctatctcggattcgtgatttcgcaaccactattccgtttaggccctattttgagatgttacatttcgcaaccactattccgtttaggccttattttgagatgttacaaaTATTTAAAAGCACATAGGTACAAAAGTAATAGtaagttttatttaaaaatatgtaacttaaaaaattatgttggtatataaaaaaaatatgataCAGAGTCAACAATTGATTCCTATGCTATCAATCATATACTCCTTCCTCCAGACTAAATTTGccacattttatttttaatggtaaaaaatgtgaaatgggACTGAGGAAGTATTATATTAGTATAGTTTTGTTAGTTGTTATTGATCATTTGTTACCCAAGAAATCTACCGTCATTCAAATATCAAGCTTGGAAATATGAACAGATATTTATCTTGGGAATATGATAGGCTTACTCTGTTTTTATCAACAAGTAATAGACATGCCATGTCATTAATACATTTCTCAAATATGACAGCCATTCTGAAACTTTGTCTGCATTCGATTGGACACATTCATCAAACCAAGGTTTTGTAATAAAATTGAATCGCAAATTGCATTTTTCACCAACCGTCCTCTAATTATTGACTTAGCATTCCCCATTTCCTTGAATTGCAGGGTGCTTCAAATAATATGTTTAAATAATAATACATGTACTTGTCTCATTTGAAAACCAGATTGTGGCAACTCTTGTCACATGGGTACGGACAATCAATGACCTTCACGCCTGCTCTGTCAAAATACCAATCTCCAACGGCTATTGCAATTGCCTGCCATATTATCCATTATCCATTaccattataaactcatcacataatGAAATCTGATATGAAATACACATACCTTGTTTCTAATTTCAGGGGAATTAGCAGCAAACCATGTGTCTTGTCTTTCTGTTTGGCAGTGAGCAAAACACGAATTTATAAACAATCCGTTCTCTCTAGACTGTGAGAACCCTTTGATAACATTAAGCATCTCAATTCGGAAGCCTGATTCACAGAAACATATATTTGTTTTAGCTGGAAAAACATTTGTCTATCAAGCTCAAGCAATTTTACACAGAAAATCACCTTGTAAAAACCTCATCTGTGATGCAGAACATTTTGCATGGTTCAATCTGCACTCATGCCAATAACCATGTGGATCAGCCGATGGTGGAGCTATGCTGGATTGAATCTGATATCAAGGAGCAAATTTATTCATCTATTTTGTTAATCAAGCCTTGCAGATTTCAAATAAAGCACATAGCAGTATGCCTTATGGTCATATCCTAGTTTACAGACGAGGATATTACCTGCCATGAATCATATGCTGTATTGAGAATAAACAGTGGAGTTCGGATGTTGCTGATTAGGTTTTGAGGAAAGAAGCACTGAAAGAAGCAAGCTTCGGTCAAGTGACTGATCGAGCGAGAGAATATATTTGACTTAATTACTCAAATTATATTGGtcagaaaaaaatgaaaagaagagatatactGAAGTTGGATCACGGTGGATGGTGCATATGCGTGGCAGGTTATGTTGCACACCCTGTGTGATGAACAAGAAGATTCAAGCATTTAATAATCAAAATTCTGTAAAGCCATAAAAAttgataactttttcctttcttaaatcatacatattttttatttatcatgTGTCCAGATGTGTTTTTCATCAAATCTTTTGGCATCAATAGGGAAATAATGGAAGgggatatatataaaaatttaataacacCAACTAGGCAATATCTATCCGCATATGTGTAAAACACGAATATCAATATCAAACCTGCAAGCCCACCACTCCGTTGTATAAACTCCTAAGTGTGCGACCACCAGAGACATCAACCCTACAGTCAAAGAGGATATAGAGAAAATATATTAAGAACTAAATAACAATCTATGTCTTGCTGGGGCTTAAAACAAGACCCTAAAGGATAATGATACATACGCATCAAGGAATAGACCAGCATCACTCAGACACTTCACTTTACTAGTTCTCGGAAACATGTTCCTAAATTCATCACAGTGTAAAATTGATGCCAGACCCCCAGCAGAACACCCCGAAAGAAGAGCCTGAATTATTTGTTCCTTGTTACTAAAAAGGAAATATGATAATCTGGCAACGCACTGCCTAATTCTTGTCATACTCTACCTCCAACTATCAAAATATAGAAATAGGTGGATCTTTTTGAGAAACATGTTGTAATCTAAGATAAATAAGAACCTGCTTTGCGTTGCGCATTCCTCTTGACATTAAATCTTCCGTTGCAGCTAACCATATACGTTGGCCCCTAAATTGCAGCTTTGCAGCCTAAACACAGAATAGTCTAGTTTTTAACATATGGCTTGCACTTAAAGAAGAACAAATTTGAAGATATCCTTACAGAGAAGCATTTATAAAAATCTACAATAGAAAATAGTCAAATATTTGAATCACTTGGAAACAATAACTATCATCCACAAGTGAAGCAATCAAAGTTGGTATTAGATGGGTGAAAGCAAATGAAAGAAATTGGTTTGTACCTTATTTTCTGTGTCCCCAGTAAAAGAGGCACCATCACAATAACGAACCTTTACTCTGTTCCAATTGAAAAAGTCTGCAATATTAATGTGAAATTAGATAAGATGTTTGAACAAGAATGGTAATTTTATTTATGGAATAAAGCTTAGGAGGAGACCAGGATTTTGGTCAGCCTTATCACTCAATATTCCAGTAAAGGGTATCTGCTTTTCCATGTACGTAGATGATCCTCGTCGTGTTTTTTTGCGGTAGACACAAGTTCTAACGTTATTGCACCATCCACCTCCCTGCCACAATATAATTGGCAAACTGAAGTCAGCATGCATCCAGAGTCCATACTTTTTATCTTAAAGGATCAACTGGACCTAGATGCATATAATAATGAAAAAGAGGATCATTTTAGAGGAACATACAACTTTTTCAGAATTTATCAGTCATTTATAGCTCAAGACCTCGGGTTTTTTAATAATATCCTAGAATAGCTAAGTTGGAATATGAGCTTCTATGTGTCCATTATTTCTCACAAACGACAGACCTCCAAGTGAATGAGCCAGTTGTTTGCGCCTGATCCGTATCCACGATGCCAATGATAACCAGGCAATGTTCCATCCAGGCAGACTGCATGATCGAAAGACATAAGCAGGTAACTTATGACAGTTTCATTTGTTCCCAGTAAAAGATTATGTATGAAGCTGAAGGTGTTCTATCTTATTAATTTTCagaaagagtttttttttttttaaacattttgGTAAAGTAGAATTGAAGCTACAACAAATATACAGGAAAAAGAAATTGATGTGAAGGAAATGAAGCAGAAGCAAACTTCAATTAACAGAATGACCGAAAGCTGATACATAAAGGCATGATGATACTTATATTAGTGTCATTTTCATgaaacccaattttttttttaaaaaaaaagaatctaAATCTAGCAATCTGAACAGTTAAGTAAAATGTAAAGAATGAGCAGAAATAAAAGTGGGAAAGGAACGAGATATATGGCAATGTACCTGCTCCTTTAGCGCTAGCACTTGCAATAAGAGTCAGTCCAACCATGAGAGGATTGTAATTGAGTTTGGAGACTCCATAGTCGTAAGCCTCAATAAGAGATAGCTCTGTTTCATTAAAATCTAAGAATCCAGTAActagttgaagaaaagcaattgctATAACAATCCAAACCCAAGAGAGCTTCATCATTGTTTTCCTCTGCTCTCAAGATCTCGAGAGATAAAttcagaaagaaaaaaaaagaaaagaaaagcaaaagcTTGAATCTTGCAGGTTGCAGCTGCCTATGTCAAGTTTTATGTAAGACAGACAGTAGAGGAGGTCAATTTTAGTACGTAATTAACGGCTTGCATAGTGAGCAGATACTATTAGGAAATGTTGATCCTTTTAAATGGAGGAGGTAATGAAGGTGGTGAGTAGATTTGGGAATTGAAGAGACGCAAAATGCAAAGAAGAGGGTATTTGCAGGGGGTTCTGGAGTTTATAATACCGAGGCTGGGGGAGGAGCATGTATGAAAAATTGGAAATGCCAAATGGAATGGACAAGTATTTGACTATTTGTAGACTCTAAGTGGAGTAGAGTTGATTATATAAGTGAAGAAGTAGACCGGCCGTTGATTCGCCATTCACCGGTCGTTAACCCTGTTCCTTGATATTCTTCAAGTTGATCGGGCAAAGTTTTTGCTTTAAAACAcgaaaaatttgtaattttattaaaatatttaaaattataaaaatttaaatgaataaaatatttgataaaatattttaatataacaaataaaaatatttttgattaaaatttataaacttcaaaatataaaaattatttcaaGATTTTCAAACatcttataaattgttttcaaCACTTGGAATATTTTGGATAATCTTTTGAACTTAATTGaactatttttaaatcaattgaaAAACTAATTTATGcaaaaagtatcgatattttCCAAAAAAATATCTATACTCATGTGATTTTATCAATACTAAAATTGTTCATTGATTTGAATAAAAATGGAACAAAAGTAATAAGTATTGatatttttctaaatatattgATATCTATTAAATTTTATCGATATCATCTTTTTATGGATACCACTTTTGCAAATAACGATAAAACTATCGATACCTATTAAAAAATtatctattaaaaaaattatctttGGTATCATTGTAAACTAACTTTAGCAGTCACTGAATTAGACATTAAATGCTACTAGTATCGATACTCATAGAAAAAATATCGATATTTTTTTGTTGCAGGTAATTTAATAATAAGATATTTTTATCCCAACGGCTCTATTCAATTCATCAACAATCACGACGGTTGGAAGTCAATTAGAAGGTATAAAAACCAGCTTCTAAAGGTTATACCATAACAAGTGAGATTACAATTGATCAAGTGCTTcgaaatacatcaaaaatacacTATCAATCACTTTGTACTTCAATTCGTTATCTTATTCTTGTGAACACTTGTGTGCATTCATTGCATTTTCTATAAGCTCAAATGTTTTCCTTATATTTGTGTCTAATTGGCAAACATCTTAATCTTGTAaggattattttttttatttgcttctttgttattttctttgaaaGGGGTTGTGTCTTAATATTTAAGATAGAAATCTTAAGGGAGTTTGTGAGGTTGAACATTATCCTTAAAAGTGAATTTGAAAAAATCTTTAGCGGTGCAAAAGTTAAGGTAGTTGAGTAGGCTATTGAGGCCGAGTCACCCTAAATTCTTGTgttcatttttttatcatttctctTTAGcattcataaaaattttaaaattcaattcatCCCTCTCTTGACAATTTCGGTTTGATTATTTGAGttaataaaagttaataaaaaatattaaaatggtaaacattatttaaaaatgtgaaaattatttaaaaataatattttatttaaaataattaatatttaatattttattaaaaatatttaataattattgtaaatttatttaaaattaataaaattattaaaaagctgtaaaaattatttaagttataaaatatataaaaaattaaataagcgAAAAAAataaaatgcttaaaaaaaaaaaaaaaaaaaggggtggaGGTTGGTCCCAAAAGCAAAAGCAGTTGCCTTTTGTGGGAAAACTATAACTTAATTGCTTGGATAACTTACTTTTAAAGAAGGTAAGCACTACGGATATCAAATGTTTTAATGCTGCCTTAGAACAAAAGAATTTAAGAATTCTCTTTATTAATGATTTTATGTAACTATATACTCCACCTCAATCCTCTTTTAACCTAAAAATTAAAGGAATTATCTCAATTttaataaaaagttttaaatttttttaacttagagattattattttatattaaatttggtTCTTAATCTTTTAACAAAAGTCAACTTTGACCATTAATCTTTAAAAAAggagaattaatttttaaaaaaatattgacaaaatgttaaaattttaaatataggaGCACATGTAACAATCCACCCACatgtatttcattttaatttatttttaattttataaattttaaattatttgttggaGTAACAAAAGACAAAAGTGTTATATCAATATGAAGTGTACATGGATCGCTATAAAGATTACCAcattaatttcattaaaattaattagtATTTTCATTAAAGAAAAGAATTTGATACTTTAAAAACTCAAGagttaaatttaactaaaaataaaaattagattgataaaaaattaaatttatcattatgcaaAATTAAACAGCAGCTAATATATTGAAAATATAATGTAAGTTGTAAAAATTACAACACTAATCCTTTATATTACCTGGACACAAATACAAATATGGAATAATGAATTCAACGCAAGTATATTTTATAATCCACATTTAAATACGACGTAAAAtacataaaagaaaaatataatgaAGATATTAATATGAGAAAATGAGTATAATTTAAGAAGGGTAGCTTAGGGAGTTGTGGTTGGTGACAACATAGCACTAGATTTGGATACAGAGTCACAGTCGCAGACAGCGATAATTCAGAGTTGCTTTTGTTTTTTAGGATCATATTAAATTTTATGGGTTTTCTTCAATCCGCTCTGCTTTATGATTATGGCTATCGGTGCCTGCACTGAACCTGCTTGGTTAATTATGTTAGTACGTGGAGAATATAATTTAGGTATTAATTGATGTTAGCATACCAAGGCAGGGCACACTATTTAAGCATAACAGTAGTTGAAGTGTTTCAGCATTATCTCATACATTAGTACTTGTTTAAGTGATTTCGGTAATTATTGAGTTGAGTTTaaatttgatttgtttaagttatTGATTGAGTCGAATTTTAATTTAGTAACATTTGATTTGAATAATTTGTAAgttttatcaaattttttatattttatattattaaattatgttattactTTTAATAACTCGAACTCGAACTCAAATATTTCAATTATATATCAAGCTGAgtttaagtttaaaaataaatatttaattgagcTTAAATTAAATAACGAGCTGTAAATTTCGGGTCAAACTCCAGTTCAAACTTAACAATATTCAGACTCGATTCGATTATACCCTTAATCCTAAATCATGCTCCACCTCCATCATTGTGTATGTTCTTATTTACTTGGCGGATCTCTTTTCTCATGTCTATTTTGTCTCTTCATCCGCAAGACAAAGACGAGTTTCGCAACAAAAAACAACCGATT contains:
- the LOC108461816 gene encoding pectin acetylesterase 12-like, which codes for MMKLSWVWIVIAIAFLQLVTGFLDFNETELSLIEAYDYGVSKLNYNPLMVGLTLIASASAKGAVCLDGTLPGYHWHRGYGSGANNWLIHLEGGGWCNNVRTCVYRKKTRRGSSTYMEKQIPFTGILSDKADQNPDFFNWNRVKVRYCDGASFTGDTENKAAKLQFRGQRIWLAATEDLMSRGMRNAKQALLSGCSAGGLASILHCDEFRNMFPRTSKVKCLSDAGLFLDAVDVSGGRTLRSLYNGVVGLQGVQHNLPRICTIHRDPTSCFFPQNLISNIRTPLFILNTAYDSWQIQSSIAPPSADPHGYWHECRLNHAKCSASQMRFLQGFRIEMLNVIKGFSQSRENGLFINSCFAHCQTERQDTWFAANSPEIRNKAIAIAVGDWYFDRAGVKVIDCPYPCDKSCHNLVFK